AATAAAATAATAATATATAATTGACAGTAAAAGAATCATGGTATAAAATTCTATTTGTAGAATAAGTAAGCACCCGTAGCTCAGTAGGATAGAGCAGTAGTTTCCTAAACTATTGGTCGCAGGTTCAATTCCTGTCGGGTGTACCAAGGTGTGGAGGAGGAAACTCAAACACACCTTTAATTTTTATATAAGGAGAATTTCATGGATTATATGAAAATAGCTTTAGAGGAAGCAAAAAAAGCATATAATAAAGGTGAGGTTCCAGTAGGTGCAATAATAGTTAAGGACGGAGAAATTATTGCCAAAGGTTATAACTTAAAGGAAACTCTTAATGATGTAACAGCACATGCAGAAATAAATGCCATTAGAAATGCCAGCAAAAAAATTAATAATTGGAGGCTTAATGGATGTGAGATGTATGTTACTTTAGAGCCATGTTTTATGTGTGCTGCTGCTATAGCGCAGGCTAGATTAAGTAGGTTATATATAGGAACATTTGATGAACGAATGGGCGGATGTGGGACCATAGATAATATAATTAATAGAGATGATATAAATAATCATGTTAATGTTATATGGCAATATGATGAAAGATGTAGTAATATCTTAAAAGAATTTTTTAAATGTAGAAGAAATGGAGATAAGTAAATGGAGCAAAATATAAAACCAGAAATTCTTGATAAAATAACGAAGGTTTGCTTATGTAAAGGAATTTCAAGGGCTACAATAAAAGAAGCAATAAAAAAAGGTGCTAGAACTGTAGAAGAAGTTAAGGAAGCGACTGGAGCTACTGTTGGTGGATGCAATGGTAAAAGATGTGCATATAAAATTGAGGAGTTACTAAAGGAATATTATTCTCAGTTCGAAGAATAGTATATTGTGCAATATTGTGGTATTGTTATATGCTTTTATAATATTCTTTATTGCTAATAAAATAGCTGTATCAAAATATTTTTGATACAGCTTCATTTTTTTATTAGATATTTTCTTTAATATCTTGTAAGCAAGAATGACAGATCTTCTTTCCTTTGAAGTTTTCAACA
Above is a genomic segment from Clostridium bornimense containing:
- a CDS encoding nucleoside deaminase, yielding MDYMKIALEEAKKAYNKGEVPVGAIIVKDGEIIAKGYNLKETLNDVTAHAEINAIRNASKKINNWRLNGCEMYVTLEPCFMCAAAIAQARLSRLYIGTFDERMGGCGTIDNIINRDDINNHVNVIWQYDERCSNILKEFFKCRRNGDK
- a CDS encoding (2Fe-2S)-binding protein, with protein sequence MEQNIKPEILDKITKVCLCKGISRATIKEAIKKGARTVEEVKEATGATVGGCNGKRCAYKIEELLKEYYSQFEE